One Amaranthus tricolor cultivar Red isolate AtriRed21 chromosome 1, ASM2621246v1, whole genome shotgun sequence DNA window includes the following coding sequences:
- the LOC130797284 gene encoding uncharacterized protein At4g38062-like — protein MMEGVYKELNELRAELEKLKEEHRIKTELSESSRRVHTDQLAKSREVTLQKEEETKELHDKFDELAELRHLYGEVKSKLLEMELSLKQVSSVNEKIWDVKYKEEVILNSEEESMRFQDQLKREKEQFLHLEEAHTRLQDLFQSSKKEWPSEKSDLLEEIIMLESKLDSQIRITESLESRLKMCNQALVHEGSRRKALEVQLSESKQCFGDVLAEYEEAKAKIVRLSNEHDEDMLDLRNSLEMKETLLKKMEYKVTRLEQDNKELYESLKELRESQIEKRNGDPSVNKLRDSLKDVEQVHSTCSLPLKEREAKWNMKTEKMMGDIKCYQFDLKRQREQLEQLKMQLDSCHLAMKFSGEQTSVLLLMIKSELSDAYAKLFKSEDQIEALNKDIGDCAPSKARAHCVEHVHEEITLMAQKLGSVKLLEEHSAVLESALLQHNRILEESSDCQIRLKEQVSQMEVFISNLSTALEQSNSELAAKLSEATQTQIELQMWKSKAEIFRTCLEQSQEVCRKMEKTFLEQTEREQVLRTENESCHCKMKEQEQKIEDLHLKTASLNKTLIEKEEDVEAMRLVVEGANKKVEHYLKTLKERDATVENLQKHIKVTEQSMRQKSEAAESARREAQSKFQLEKEELRRTITAQKDEQIRCLQEFASSLENDLMDLGCFSLARDIENMIKILALEDALENYELRVKAEVESKNNVIHILTEEVSNVHERMLIQGQSLLYTQQSVKELEAQIKAKNIIIEKLLNQSREDQYKLKELVLSLEQKNEVATATIKRLSFERDNLVAYLEGISEQFGVFCTEDSKLEQLLGKMLQTSDILISDDVTVISGKVSNASRKDVKKEVFATSRKLPLREINH, from the coding sequence ATGATGGAAGGAGTGTACAAGGAGTTGAATGAATTAAGGGCAGAGTTGGAGAAGCTGAAGGAAGAACATCGGATCAAAACAGAACTTTCTGAGAGTTCGAGAAGAGTCCACACAGACCAACTGGCAAAAAGTCGAGAAGTTACATTGCAGAAAGAAGAAGAGACTAAGGAACTCCATGACAAATTCGATGAGTTAGCCGAATTGAGGCATCTCTATGGAGAGGTGAAATCTAAATTGCTCGAAATGGAATTATCTCTTAAGCAAGTCAGTTCTGTGAATGAAAAAATCTGGGATGTGAAATACAAAGAGGAAGTGATATTGAATTCAGAAGAAGAAAGCATGAGGTTCCAAGATCAGCTTAAACGGGAGAAAGAACAGTTTTTACATCTCGAAGAAGCTCACACACGGCTTCAAGACTTGTTCCAGTCGAGCAAGAAGGAATGGCCATCTGAAAAATCGGATTTGTTGGAAGAGATAATAATGTTGGAGTCCAAATTGGATTCACAAATTAGAATCACTGAAAGCCTTGAATCCCGGCTAAAGATGTGTAATCAAGCTCTTGTACATGAAGGAAGCCGAAGGAAAGCATTGGAAGTTCAATTGTCAGAATCAAAACAGTGCTTTGGTGATGTTTTAGCAGAGTATGAGGAAGCGAAAGCAAAGATTGTAAGACTCAGCAATGAACATGATGAAGACATGTTGGATTTGAGGAATTCGCTTGAGATGAAAGAGACACTATTGAAGAAGATGGAATACAAGGTTACCCGCCTTGAGCAAGATAACAAGGAGCTTTATGAATCTTTGAAAGAGTTACGGGAATCTCAAATCGAGAAGAGAAACGGAGATCCTTCTGTCAACAAGCTTCGCGACAGTCTTAAAGACGTTGAGCAGGTTCACAGCACTTGTTCATTGCCTTTGAAGGAAAGAGAAGCTAAATGGAACATGAAAACGGAGAAGATGATGGGAGATATAAAATGTTATCAATTTGATTTGAAGAGACAAAGGGAACAACTAGAACAACTTAAGATGCAGTTGGATAGTTGTCACTTGGCAATGAAATTTTCGGGTGAACAGACCTCCGTACTGCTCTTGATGATAAAGTCTGAACTTTCTGATGCGTATGCCAAGCTCTTCAAGTCAGAGGATCAGATAGAAGCACTCAACAAGGATATTGGAGATTGTGCTCCATCTAAAGCTCGAGCTCATTGTGTTGAGCATGTGCATGAAGAGATTACATTGATGGCGCAAAAGCTGGGCTCAGTGAAGTTATTGGAAGAACATAGTGCCGTTTTGGAGAGTGCACTTTTGCAGCATAATAGGATACTTGAAGAGTCATCGGATTGCCAAATTCGTTTGAAAGAACAAGTTAGCCAGATGGAAGTTTTTATCAGCAATCTGTCCACTGCCCTAGAACAATCAAATTCTGAATTAGCAGCTAAGTTGAGTGAGGCTACACAGACTCAGATCGAGTTGCAAATGTGGAAATCTAAGGCAGAAATCTTTAGAACATGCCTTGAACAAAGTCAGGAGGTCTGTCGAAAAATGGAGAAAACCTTTCTTGAACAAACTGAGAGAGAACAGGTTCTTAGAACAGAGAACGAGTCTTGTCATTGCAAAATGAAAGAACAAGAGCAGAAAATTGAAGATCTTCATCTGAAGACCGCTTCTCTTAATAAAACGTTGATAGAGAAAGAAGAAGACGTAGAGGCAATGAGATTAGTGGTGGAAGGAGCAAACAAGAAAGTAGAACACTATCTCAAAACACTAAAAGAAAGGGATGCTACTGTTGAAAACCTTCAAAAACATATAAAGGTGACCGAACAATCCATGAGACAAAAATCAGAAGCAGCTGAATCTGCTAGACGAGAAGCACAGAGCAAGTTTCAGCTTGAAAAGGAAGAACTGCGTAGAACTATCACGGCACAAAAGGATGAGCAGATAAGGTGTCTTCAGGAGTTTGCATCATCATTAGAAAATGATCTCATGGATTTAGGTTGCTTTTCCCTTGCACGAGATATAGAAAATATGATCAAGATTCTTGCACTTGAAGATGCTTTAGAGAACTATGAATTGCGCGTGAAAGCAGAGGTGGAAAGTAAGAACAATGTAATCCATATACTGACAGAAGAGGTCAGTAATGTACATGAAAGAATGTTGATTCAAGGACAGTCACTACTTTACACGCAACAATCAGTTAAAGAACTTGAAGCTCAGATCAAGGCAAAGAACATAATCATCGAGAAGTTGTTAAACCAATCAAGGGAAGACCAATATAAATTGAAAGAACTGGTGTTAAGTCTCGAGCAAAAAAACGAGGTTGCAACAGCCACCATCAAAAGGCTGTCCTTTGAAAGGGACAATCTGGTTGCTTACCTTGAAGGAATCAGTGAGCAATTTGGTGTTTTTTGTACAGAAGATTCAAAGCTTGAGCAATTGTTAGGGAAAATGTTGCAGACGTCTGATATATTAATATCAGATGATGTAACAGTAATATCAGGTAAAGTTTCGAATGCTTCCCGTAAGGACGTGAAGAAGGAAGTTTTTGCAACTTCTCGTAAATTACCGTTGCGAGAGATTAACCATTGA